A genome region from Streptomyces xanthophaeus includes the following:
- a CDS encoding hemolysin family protein — MTEVLLLVVALVLCIVCGVFVAAEFSLTTVERSELERAVERGERGADSALAAVRTLTFQLSGAQLGITVTGLVIGMISKPSISTLLQGPFEAMGLSAATASSAALILGTALSTVVLMVVGELVPKNWAISSPLAIAKRVATMQRVFSRAFRPLISHLNTTANHMVRRFGLEPAEELASARTPQELVALARHSAKAGALEKDTAELFVRTLNLADLTAENVMTPRVQVTALDVQTTAEDVANATLATGLSRFPVYRGSLDTVVGTVHVKDVLALPAAERRRRPVSQLLREPLFVPESLTVDRLLDRLSGKQTMAVVIDEYGGTAGVATLEDIVEEVVGEVRDEHDPHETPDLAPAGTDEAGHLLYSADGAARTDQLQRIGLRVPDGPYETLAGLIATELGRIPTVGDRMELNGWRLDVVDAVGRRASRVLLHAPAEPAEGTEEAR, encoded by the coding sequence ATGACCGAGGTGCTCCTGCTCGTCGTGGCACTGGTGCTCTGCATCGTCTGCGGGGTCTTCGTCGCCGCCGAATTCTCGCTGACGACCGTCGAACGCAGCGAGCTCGAACGAGCCGTCGAGCGCGGCGAGCGTGGCGCGGACAGCGCTCTGGCCGCCGTCCGCACCCTGACGTTCCAGCTCTCCGGCGCCCAGCTCGGCATCACCGTCACCGGCCTGGTCATCGGCATGATCTCCAAGCCGTCGATCTCCACCCTGCTCCAGGGCCCCTTCGAGGCCATGGGCCTGTCGGCCGCCACCGCCTCCTCCGCCGCCCTGATCCTCGGCACCGCGCTCTCGACCGTCGTCCTGATGGTCGTCGGCGAGCTGGTGCCCAAGAACTGGGCGATCTCCTCCCCGCTCGCGATCGCCAAGCGCGTGGCGACCATGCAGCGGGTCTTCAGCCGGGCGTTCCGGCCCCTGATCAGCCACCTCAACACCACCGCGAACCACATGGTGCGCCGCTTCGGGCTGGAGCCGGCCGAGGAGCTGGCCTCCGCGCGCACCCCGCAGGAGCTGGTCGCCCTCGCGCGCCACTCGGCGAAGGCGGGCGCGCTGGAGAAGGACACCGCCGAGCTGTTCGTCCGCACTCTCAACCTCGCCGATCTGACCGCCGAGAACGTGATGACCCCGCGCGTCCAGGTCACGGCTCTCGACGTGCAGACCACGGCCGAGGACGTCGCGAACGCGACGCTGGCCACCGGCCTGTCCCGCTTCCCGGTGTACCGGGGCAGTCTCGACACCGTCGTCGGCACCGTCCACGTCAAGGACGTCCTGGCCCTGCCGGCTGCGGAGCGCCGCCGCCGTCCCGTGTCGCAGCTGCTGCGCGAGCCCCTCTTCGTACCGGAGTCGCTGACCGTGGACCGGCTGCTGGACCGCCTGTCCGGCAAGCAGACGATGGCCGTGGTCATCGACGAGTACGGCGGCACGGCCGGCGTGGCCACGCTGGAGGACATCGTCGAGGAGGTCGTCGGCGAGGTCCGCGACGAGCACGATCCGCACGAGACCCCGGATCTGGCCCCGGCCGGTACGGACGAGGCCGGGCACCTGCTCTACTCCGCCGACGGCGCGGCGCGCACCGACCAGCTCCAGCGGATCGGACTGCGCGTGCCGGACGGCCCGTACGAGACCCTGGCGGGCCTGATAGCGACCGAGCTGGGCCGGATCCCGACGGTCGGCGACCGGATGGAACTGAACGGCTGGCGCCTGGACGTGGTGGACGCCGTCGGGCGCCGGGCCTCGCGTGTGCTGCTGCACGCCCCGGCCGAACCCGCCGAGGGAACGGAGGAGGCCCGATGA
- a CDS encoding hemolysin family protein, whose product MTVIQLLIGLATLVVNAFFVGAEFALISVRRSQIEPYAEQGDRRGRAVLWGLEHVSALMAAAQLGITLCTLVLGVVAEPAIAHLLTPLFDLVGVPAGVTHAISFVVALTLATYLHMLFGEMVPKNVALAEPVRTALLLGPPLVTLTRALRPVIFTINAFANALLRLLRVEVKDEVGATFTDDELARMVKDSSDAGLLDDRASERLHDALELGRRPVTDVVLPADRVVTAREGITPGGLELLSADSGYSRFPVIDEQHKILGYLHVKDVLDVDDEERDEPFPVSALRPIAQVRAETPLDDALTAMRRSRTHLAAVLGADGAMTGLVTMEDVLRELFGRPAST is encoded by the coding sequence ATGACCGTCATCCAGCTGCTGATCGGCCTGGCGACCCTGGTCGTCAACGCCTTCTTCGTCGGCGCGGAGTTCGCGCTGATCTCGGTCCGGCGCAGCCAGATCGAACCGTACGCCGAGCAGGGCGACCGGCGCGGCCGCGCCGTCCTGTGGGGCCTGGAGCACGTGTCGGCGCTGATGGCGGCGGCCCAGCTGGGCATCACGCTGTGCACCCTGGTGCTGGGTGTGGTGGCGGAGCCGGCCATCGCCCATCTGCTGACCCCGCTGTTCGACCTGGTCGGGGTACCGGCGGGCGTGACCCACGCGATCTCCTTCGTGGTGGCGCTGACGCTCGCGACGTACCTGCACATGCTCTTCGGCGAGATGGTGCCGAAGAACGTGGCGCTGGCCGAGCCCGTGCGCACCGCACTGCTGCTGGGGCCGCCGCTCGTGACCCTCACGCGGGCGCTGCGGCCGGTGATCTTCACGATCAACGCCTTCGCCAACGCCCTGCTGCGCCTGCTGCGGGTGGAGGTGAAGGACGAGGTCGGCGCGACTTTCACGGACGACGAGCTGGCCCGGATGGTCAAGGACTCCAGTGACGCGGGGCTCCTCGACGACCGGGCGAGCGAGCGCCTGCACGACGCCCTGGAACTGGGCCGGCGGCCGGTGACCGACGTGGTGCTGCCGGCGGACCGGGTCGTCACGGCCCGCGAGGGCATCACCCCGGGCGGGCTGGAGCTGCTGTCGGCCGACTCCGGGTACTCCCGGTTCCCGGTGATCGACGAGCAGCACAAGATCCTGGGCTACCTGCACGTGAAGGACGTCCTGGACGTGGACGACGAGGAACGGGACGAGCCCTTCCCGGTGTCGGCCCTGCGACCGATCGCCCAGGTGCGGGCGGAGACCCCGCTGGACGACGCCCTGACCGCGATGCGGCGCAGCCGTACGCACCTGGCGGCGGTGCTCGGGGCGGACGGCGCCATGACGGGCCTGGTGACGATGGAGGACGTGCTGCGGGAGCTGTTCGGCAGGCCCGCGTCCACATGA
- a CDS encoding GNAT family N-acetyltransferase codes for MTDLHIGSASAADLGAVLEFWKTAAEGTSISDDLAGVERLHDRDPGALLLARRDGELVGTVIAGFDGWRCHLYRLAVHPGYRRQGIGAALLAAAEERFVALGGRRGDAMVLDRNERAHRVWDAVGYRPQEQWTRWVKPLG; via the coding sequence ATGACTGATCTTCATATCGGCTCCGCGTCGGCCGCAGACCTGGGCGCAGTTCTGGAGTTCTGGAAGACCGCCGCGGAGGGAACGAGTATCAGCGACGATCTCGCCGGGGTCGAGCGGCTGCACGACCGCGACCCCGGGGCGCTGCTGCTCGCCCGGCGCGACGGGGAACTCGTCGGCACGGTGATCGCAGGGTTCGACGGGTGGCGCTGTCACCTCTACCGGCTCGCCGTGCACCCCGGGTACCGGAGGCAGGGCATCGGGGCCGCGCTGCTGGCCGCCGCCGAGGAGCGGTTCGTGGCGCTGGGCGGGCGGCGCGGGGACGCGATGGTGCTCGATCGCAACGAGCGGGCGCACCGGGTGTGGGACGCGGTGGGCTACCGGCCGCAGGAGCAGTGGACGCGCTGGGTCAAGCCGCTCGGCTAG
- the bioD gene encoding dethiobiotin synthase, whose translation MSVLMVSGTGTEIGKTVVTSAIAAAAVAAGRSVAVLKPAQTGVGPQEPGDAAEVVRLAGPSVTAVELVRYPEPLAPDTAARRSGLATLSPAEIAEAAQRLSLDHDLVLVEGAGGLLVRFDESGNTLADAARLLGAPTLIVAQAGLGTLNSTTLTAEALRARELTPLGVVVGSWPKDPDLAARCNLADLTKSSGLPLLGAVPEASGTLAPDRFRASAPSWLAAPLSGTWSAESFLSTWPPPPFTPADANPSPADPNPTPGDPNPSPAGANPSPAGV comes from the coding sequence ATGTCCGTACTGATGGTGTCCGGGACGGGTACCGAGATCGGCAAGACGGTGGTCACGTCCGCGATCGCGGCCGCCGCGGTGGCCGCCGGCCGATCGGTGGCGGTGCTCAAGCCGGCACAGACGGGTGTCGGCCCGCAGGAGCCGGGGGACGCCGCGGAGGTGGTCCGGCTGGCCGGTCCCTCCGTCACGGCGGTGGAACTGGTGCGCTATCCGGAGCCCTTGGCCCCGGACACGGCGGCCCGCCGCTCGGGGTTGGCGACGCTGTCCCCTGCAGAGATCGCGGAGGCCGCGCAGCGGCTGTCGCTGGACCACGACCTGGTCCTGGTGGAGGGTGCGGGCGGGCTGCTCGTCCGCTTCGACGAGTCGGGCAACACACTGGCCGACGCGGCCCGCCTGCTCGGCGCGCCGACGCTGATCGTCGCCCAGGCGGGTCTGGGCACGCTCAACTCCACCACCCTCACGGCGGAGGCCCTGCGGGCCCGGGAACTGACCCCGCTGGGTGTGGTGGTCGGCAGCTGGCCGAAGGACCCGGACCTGGCGGCCCGCTGCAACCTGGCGGACCTCACGAAGTCCTCGGGCCTGCCGCTGCTGGGCGCGGTCCCGGAGGCCTCGGGAACCCTCGCACCGGACCGCTTCCGCGCGTCGGCCCCGTCCTGGCTGGCCGCGCCCCTGTCGGGGACCTGGTCGGCGGAATCCTTCCTGTCCACCTGGCCCCCACCCCCCTTCACCCCCGCCGACGCAAACCCCAGCCCCGCCGACCCCAACCCCACCCCCGGCGACCCCAACCCCAGCCCCGCCGGCGCAAACCCCAGCCCCGCCGGCGTTTGA